Proteins encoded by one window of Lycium barbarum isolate Lr01 chromosome 11, ASM1917538v2, whole genome shotgun sequence:
- the LOC132618974 gene encoding SNF1-related protein kinase regulatory subunit beta-2-like isoform X3 yields MGNVSGKKEEDVAETSEIKNQEHEEEEYMVQSPPHSPKAYHQSPLIFTPQVPVFPLQRPDEILMQNQSGNILQKTMEYGEMPCENGIPTMIIWSYGGHEVAIKGSWDGWKTTDFLQRTDKDFTVMKVLPSGVYHYRFLVDGQWRFAPDLPCERDDTGIVFNVLDLQDNIPEVLNNTSRSEEPPSPESSYSNAPFSTEDFKEKLPNLPPLLQQTPLDLLSSSSSSMETFQKPLPAVLNHLYIQKTRSSQSMVVLSSTNRFRTKYVTAVLYKSLKNLKK; encoded by the exons ATGGGGAATGTGAGtgggaagaaagaagaagatgtTGCAGAGACATCAGAAATCAAGAACCAAGAACATGAAGAGGAGGAATATATGGTTCAGTCCCCTCCTCATAGCCCTAAAGCTTATCATCAGTCTCCTTTGATTTTCACTCCACAG GTTCCAGTTTTTCCCTTACAAAGGCCTGATGAAATCTTAATGCAAAATCAAAGTGGCAACATATTGCAAAAGACAATGGAGTATGGGGAGATGCCTTGTGAAAATGGGATACCAACAATGATCATATGGAGTTATGGGGGACATGAAGTTGCTATTAAGGGATCATGGGATGGCTGGAAGACAAC AGATTTCTTACAAAGAACAGACAAGGACTTCACTGTCATGAAGGTGCTGCCGTCAGGCGTGTATCACTATCGGTTCCTTGTTGATGGACAATGGAGATTTGCTCCTGATTTGCCATGTGAACGTGATGATACCGGAATTGTGTTCAATGTCTTGGACTTGCAG GATAATATTCCAGAGGTCCTTAATAACACCAGTAGGTCAGAAGAACCTCCTTCCCCTGAATCAAGCTACAGCAATGCACCTTTCAGCACAGAAGATTTTAAGGAAAAACTACCCAATTTGCCTCCTCTGTTACAACAGACGCCCCTCGACCTACTGTCTTCATCTTCTAGCAGTATGGAGACATTTCAGAAACCATTACCAGCAGTGTTGAACCATCTTTACATACAGAAAACACGTAGCAGTCAATCAATGGTGGTACTAAGTTCTACAAATAGATTTCGTACCAAATATGTGACAGCAGTACTTTATAAGTCCTTGAAAAACTTAAAAAAGTGA
- the LOC132618974 gene encoding SNF1-related protein kinase regulatory subunit beta-2-like isoform X2 translates to MVLMGNVSGKKEEDVAETSEIKNQEHEEEEYMVQSPPHSPKAYHQSPLIFTPQVPVFPLQRPDEILMQNQSGNILQKTMEYGEMPCENGIPTMIIWSYGGHEVAIKGSWDGWKTTDFLQRTDKDFTVMKVLPSGVYHYRFLVDGQWRFAPDLPCERDDTGIVFNVLDLQDNIPEVLNNTSRSEEPPSPESSYSNAPFSTEDFKEKLPNLPPLLQQTPLDLLSSSSSSMETFQKPLPAVLNHLYIQKTRSSQSMVVLSSTNRFRTKYVTAVLYKSLKNLKK, encoded by the exons ATGG TATTAATGGGGAATGTGAGtgggaagaaagaagaagatgtTGCAGAGACATCAGAAATCAAGAACCAAGAACATGAAGAGGAGGAATATATGGTTCAGTCCCCTCCTCATAGCCCTAAAGCTTATCATCAGTCTCCTTTGATTTTCACTCCACAG GTTCCAGTTTTTCCCTTACAAAGGCCTGATGAAATCTTAATGCAAAATCAAAGTGGCAACATATTGCAAAAGACAATGGAGTATGGGGAGATGCCTTGTGAAAATGGGATACCAACAATGATCATATGGAGTTATGGGGGACATGAAGTTGCTATTAAGGGATCATGGGATGGCTGGAAGACAAC AGATTTCTTACAAAGAACAGACAAGGACTTCACTGTCATGAAGGTGCTGCCGTCAGGCGTGTATCACTATCGGTTCCTTGTTGATGGACAATGGAGATTTGCTCCTGATTTGCCATGTGAACGTGATGATACCGGAATTGTGTTCAATGTCTTGGACTTGCAG GATAATATTCCAGAGGTCCTTAATAACACCAGTAGGTCAGAAGAACCTCCTTCCCCTGAATCAAGCTACAGCAATGCACCTTTCAGCACAGAAGATTTTAAGGAAAAACTACCCAATTTGCCTCCTCTGTTACAACAGACGCCCCTCGACCTACTGTCTTCATCTTCTAGCAGTATGGAGACATTTCAGAAACCATTACCAGCAGTGTTGAACCATCTTTACATACAGAAAACACGTAGCAGTCAATCAATGGTGGTACTAAGTTCTACAAATAGATTTCGTACCAAATATGTGACAGCAGTACTTTATAAGTCCTTGAAAAACTTAAAAAAGTGA
- the LOC132619586 gene encoding secreted RxLR effector protein 161-like has translation MEIHRKNDEVHLSQKKYIEKVVQRFSMDKCKPVTLSLAQHFRLSSLMAPQSKEEVEYMSKVPYSSAVGSIMYAMVCTRPDIAQAVNVVSRFISNPGKTHWEAIKWILRYLKGSSNVGLTFRRMRNEGFSTLGYVDSDCAGDLDRRRSTTGYIFTLAGSAISWKAALKSIVVLSTTEVEYMAAAKALKEAIWLKGLVSELSRVQHEPTIKCDS, from the coding sequence ATGGAGATTCATAGGAAGAACGATGAGGTACATCTCTCACAGAAGAAGTATATTGAGAAGGTAGTTCAGAGGTTTAGCATGGATAAATGTAAACCCGTTACTTTAtcgttagcacaacatttcagacTTTCTTCTTTGATGGCACCGCAATCAAAGGAAGAGGTGGAGTACATGTCAAAAGTTCCTTATTCTAGTGCAGTTGGTAGTATTATGTATGCTATGGTTTGCACTCGGCCTGATATTGCCCAAGCAGTGAATGTGGTAAGTCGATTCATATCTAATCCGGGTAAGACACATTGGGAAGCAATtaagtggatattgagatatcttaAAGGTTCTTCGAATGTTGGTCTAACTTTTCGTAGGATGAGAAATGAAGGCTTCTCGACCCTTGGTTATGTGGATTCTGATTGTGCAGGTGATCTTGATAGAAGAAGATCAACAACGGGCTATATCTTTACTCTTGCAGGTAGTGCCATAAGTTGGAAGGCAGCTCTCAAATCTATAGTTGTTTTGTCCACAACAGAAGTTGAATATATGGCAGCAGCAAAAGCATTAAAGGAGGCTATATGGTTGAAAGGTTTGGTGTCAGAATTGAGTAGGGTTCAACATGAACCAACTATAAAATGTGATAGCTAG
- the LOC132618974 gene encoding SNF1-related protein kinase regulatory subunit beta-2-like isoform X1, translating to MKWGFLYYAVLMGNVSGKKEEDVAETSEIKNQEHEEEEYMVQSPPHSPKAYHQSPLIFTPQVPVFPLQRPDEILMQNQSGNILQKTMEYGEMPCENGIPTMIIWSYGGHEVAIKGSWDGWKTTDFLQRTDKDFTVMKVLPSGVYHYRFLVDGQWRFAPDLPCERDDTGIVFNVLDLQDNIPEVLNNTSRSEEPPSPESSYSNAPFSTEDFKEKLPNLPPLLQQTPLDLLSSSSSSMETFQKPLPAVLNHLYIQKTRSSQSMVVLSSTNRFRTKYVTAVLYKSLKNLKK from the exons ATGAAGTGGGGTTTTTTGTATTATGCAGTATTAATGGGGAATGTGAGtgggaagaaagaagaagatgtTGCAGAGACATCAGAAATCAAGAACCAAGAACATGAAGAGGAGGAATATATGGTTCAGTCCCCTCCTCATAGCCCTAAAGCTTATCATCAGTCTCCTTTGATTTTCACTCCACAG GTTCCAGTTTTTCCCTTACAAAGGCCTGATGAAATCTTAATGCAAAATCAAAGTGGCAACATATTGCAAAAGACAATGGAGTATGGGGAGATGCCTTGTGAAAATGGGATACCAACAATGATCATATGGAGTTATGGGGGACATGAAGTTGCTATTAAGGGATCATGGGATGGCTGGAAGACAAC AGATTTCTTACAAAGAACAGACAAGGACTTCACTGTCATGAAGGTGCTGCCGTCAGGCGTGTATCACTATCGGTTCCTTGTTGATGGACAATGGAGATTTGCTCCTGATTTGCCATGTGAACGTGATGATACCGGAATTGTGTTCAATGTCTTGGACTTGCAG GATAATATTCCAGAGGTCCTTAATAACACCAGTAGGTCAGAAGAACCTCCTTCCCCTGAATCAAGCTACAGCAATGCACCTTTCAGCACAGAAGATTTTAAGGAAAAACTACCCAATTTGCCTCCTCTGTTACAACAGACGCCCCTCGACCTACTGTCTTCATCTTCTAGCAGTATGGAGACATTTCAGAAACCATTACCAGCAGTGTTGAACCATCTTTACATACAGAAAACACGTAGCAGTCAATCAATGGTGGTACTAAGTTCTACAAATAGATTTCGTACCAAATATGTGACAGCAGTACTTTATAAGTCCTTGAAAAACTTAAAAAAGTGA